One Candidatus Thermodiscus eudorianus DNA segment encodes these proteins:
- a CDS encoding transketolase family protein, whose product MVLDADTPSSTGTLAFARRFPDRFFNVGISEQDLVSTAAGLAIAGKTPVAAAFSMFLMRAWEQIRNTIARDGLNVKLVGTHSGLSDYMDGTSHQSFEDIALTRVLPGFTVLAPSDPVATRDLVARALLEHKGPVYIRLGRDNAPEIYEEGEEFPIGGAKVLEDAGDIAIFSTGAMTGVAVKVAERLREEGYRAGVVDVYSIKPVDRDTIVRQAVRAGLAVTIEDHSIHGGLGSLVAEVVSETRPVRVVRIGIDDSFGASARSYERLLDYMGLTPEKISSIIERGVLA is encoded by the coding sequence GTGGTGCTTGACGCCGACACGCCCAGCTCCACGGGCACTCTGGCGTTCGCCAGGAGGTTCCCCGACAGGTTCTTCAACGTAGGTATAAGCGAGCAGGACCTGGTCTCGACGGCGGCCGGCCTGGCTATAGCTGGGAAGACACCGGTCGCGGCCGCCTTCTCTATGTTCCTGATGAGGGCGTGGGAGCAGATCAGGAATACCATAGCCAGGGACGGGTTGAACGTTAAGCTGGTCGGCACTCACTCCGGCCTCTCGGACTACATGGACGGGACCTCCCACCAGTCCTTCGAGGATATAGCATTGACCCGTGTACTCCCGGGCTTCACAGTACTCGCGCCCTCGGACCCCGTGGCGACACGCGACCTCGTGGCCAGGGCCCTGCTAGAGCATAAGGGGCCCGTGTACATTAGGCTGGGGCGCGACAACGCCCCAGAGATCTACGAGGAAGGCGAGGAGTTCCCCATTGGCGGCGCCAAGGTGTTGGAGGACGCCGGGGACATAGCGATATTCTCGACCGGCGCCATGACGGGGGTAGCGGTCAAGGTGGCCGAGAGGCTCAGGGAGGAGGGCTATAGGGCTGGCGTGGTTGACGTGTACAGTATCAAGCCCGTGGACAGGGACACGATAGTCAGGCAAGCCGTGAGGGCCGGGCTAGCGGTCACCATAGAGGATCACAGCATACACGGCGGCCTCGGATCCCTGGTGGCCGAGGTAGTCTCGGAGACCAGGCCGGTGAGGGTTGTTAGGATTGGAATAGATGACTCCTTCGGGGCGAGTGCCAGGAGCTACGAGAGGCTCCTCGACTACATGGGGCTCACCCCAGAGAAGATATCGTCCATTATAGAGAGGGGTGTACTGGCTTGA
- the aroF gene encoding 3-deoxy-7-phosphoheptulonate synthase has translation MKLKLVTRDYRDKTIVKVRGVEIGGSKPVLIAGPCSVESREQLAETASVAKRVGVDMLRGGAFKPRTSPYSFQGLGVEGLKILREVADEHGIPFVTEVLDPRLVPLVSEYADALQIGARNMQNFPLLREAGRSGKPVFLKRGFGSRIDELLAAAEYIMVEGNDQVVLVERGIRTFETSTRFTLDIAAVPVLHELTHLPVVVDPSHAAGRRELVPPLAKAALAAGADGLMIEVHPDPGRALSDARQQLTLEMLERLVGELKWMRLL, from the coding sequence TTGAAGCTCAAGCTCGTGACCAGGGACTACCGGGACAAGACGATCGTCAAGGTCAGAGGCGTGGAGATAGGGGGTAGTAAGCCCGTCTTGATAGCAGGTCCCTGCTCGGTCGAATCGAGGGAGCAGCTAGCCGAGACCGCCAGCGTCGCCAAGAGAGTCGGGGTGGACATGCTCAGAGGCGGCGCCTTCAAGCCCAGAACCTCGCCCTACAGCTTCCAGGGGCTCGGCGTGGAGGGGTTGAAGATACTGCGCGAGGTGGCAGACGAGCACGGGATCCCCTTTGTCACCGAGGTGCTGGACCCACGCCTCGTACCCCTCGTCTCGGAGTATGCTGACGCCCTCCAGATCGGGGCTAGGAACATGCAGAACTTCCCCCTGCTCCGGGAGGCAGGCAGGTCTGGGAAGCCAGTCTTCCTGAAGCGAGGGTTCGGGTCGAGGATCGACGAGCTGCTCGCGGCGGCCGAGTATATCATGGTTGAGGGGAACGACCAGGTCGTCCTCGTCGAGAGGGGTATTAGGACGTTCGAGACCTCTACCAGGTTCACCCTCGACATCGCAGCCGTGCCAGTACTACACGAGCTGACCCACCTGCCCGTCGTAGTCGATCCAAGCCACGCGGCGGGTAGGAGGGAGCTAGTGCCCCCGCTCGCCAAGGCCGCCCTAGCAGCCGGCGCCGACGGGTTAATGATAGAGGTGCATCCCGACCCCGGTAGGGCGTTGTCGGATGCAAGGCAGCAGCTCACCCTTGAAATGCTTGAACGCCTCGTGGGGGAGCTGAAGTGGATGAGGCTGCTATAG
- a CDS encoding transketolase: MSCSSCSHPPEDSVSLAFDGLKLLADKVEVARRRLYEFLASIGGWHAGTSISSLNIIAALYGSWVPRGREIGVDRTVVISKGHLSPALYVWLGVEGLLDWSELDSFADPTSRLQSHPDAGRLRGLVVNSSGSLGQGLSIANGIALASRLDGLRREVAVILGDGELDEGQVWEAVATASSLGLSNVIAVIDRNMVQHSGPTEEIKPKEPLALRWEAFGWHAIEVPNDAIAIATALEALSRMNSRPKALIVRSIEGGW; this comes from the coding sequence TTGAGTTGCTCCTCGTGCTCCCATCCCCCCGAGGATAGCGTGTCCCTCGCCTTCGACGGCTTGAAGCTCCTCGCCGACAAGGTCGAGGTCGCCAGGAGGAGGCTCTACGAATTCCTGGCTAGCATAGGCGGATGGCATGCCGGGACCTCGATCTCATCCCTCAACATCATAGCGGCCCTCTACGGGTCCTGGGTGCCCCGGGGACGCGAGATCGGGGTTGATAGGACTGTGGTCATCAGCAAGGGCCACCTCTCCCCAGCCCTCTACGTCTGGCTCGGAGTCGAGGGATTGCTCGATTGGAGCGAGCTCGACTCGTTCGCAGACCCCACCTCTAGGCTCCAGTCCCACCCGGACGCCGGGAGGCTTAGGGGGCTCGTAGTGAATTCTAGCGGGTCCCTCGGCCAGGGCCTCTCCATAGCCAATGGCATAGCCCTGGCTTCACGGCTAGACGGGCTGCGCAGGGAGGTAGCCGTTATACTAGGCGATGGGGAGCTCGACGAGGGGCAGGTGTGGGAGGCCGTTGCGACAGCCTCCTCCCTAGGGCTCTCCAACGTCATAGCGGTGATCGACAGGAACATGGTCCAGCACAGCGGGCCCACGGAGGAGATAAAGCCCAAGGAGCCCCTGGCCCTCCGGTGGGAGGCCTTCGGCTGGCACGCCATCGAGGTCCCCAACGACGCGATCGCCATAGCGACGGCCCTAGAAGCGCTCTCAAGGATGAACTCTAGACCGAAAGCGTTGATCGTTAGGAGCATCGAGGGGGGCTGGTAG